GAAAGCTCCGGGCTTCTTCGATGACCCGATGATACGTTATGCGTATTCGTGGGCGGATTGGACAGGCCCGAGTCAGGGACAGCTTGACCCCGTGAAAGAGGTGAAGGCCGCCATCCTGCGCGTGGAAAACGGTTTTAGCACGAGACAACGTGAGACAGCGGAGCTTACAGGCGGCGACTGGGAGCTGAATCACCGCCAGCGCGTCAAGGAAGAGAGGCTGAGACGCGAGGCAGGGTTCACGGCAACGCCCGGCGACGAGATAAAGGAGAGTGATGGCGAAAGTGTGGAAGGTAACAGCGAAGAGTGATAGCGAGGCTGAAATCCTGCTTTACGACGAGATTTCAGACCTTGAGGCCGACAATTGGGGGTTGATGAACGCCAAGGGCCTAATCAGCAAGATCAAGGCACTCGGCAACGTCAAGAACATAACCCTGCGGATAAACAGCGTCGGCGGTGATGTGTTCGAGGCACAGGCAATGTACAGCTACCTCAAGAGTCATCCCGCGAATGTAACGGTCAGGGTTGACGGACTTGCGGCTTCGGCGGCGAGCGTTGTAGCTATGGCGGGAAACAAGGTAATCATGCCCAGCAATGCCCTGATGATGATTCACAATCCGGCTGGCGGAGTGTGGGGCGAAGCCGAAGACATGCGCGACACAGCAGAGATTCTCGACAAAATCCGCGACACAATCGCGGGAGTGTATGTTGCCCGGACGGGGCTTGACCGCGAAAAGGTCATCGAGATGATGGACTCGGAGACGTGGATGACGGCAACCGAAGCGCACGAGCTGAAATTCTGCGATGAAGTCGAAGAAAACGTTGCGGTTGTTGCACTCGCAGTTCACGGCGGAACAATTTTTCAGAGCGGTTTCGGTTTCTCTCGCGTCGACGAACGCCTGAGCGCGAAAATGCCCGCCAACACCGTAAAAATCGTGCCCGCAAAAGCAGCAGAGAGCGAAAAAAAGGAGGATAAAACCGAAATGGATATAAAGAACGCGGCGGAACTGGAGAAAGCCTACCCCGATTTTGCCGGAGAAATCAGGAACACAGCCAGCGAAGAAGGCTACAATCGCGGTGTACAGGCCGAACGAGAGAGGCTGAAGGTCTTAGACAGCCTGAACGCGCCCGGACGTGAGGCAATAATCGCCAAAGCGA
This genomic stretch from Synergistaceae bacterium harbors:
- a CDS encoding Clp protease ClpP, which codes for MWKVTAKSDSEAEILLYDEISDLEADNWGLMNAKGLISKIKALGNVKNITLRINSVGGDVFEAQAMYSYLKSHPANVTVRVDGLAASAASVVAMAGNKVIMPSNALMMIHNPAGGVWGEAEDMRDTAEILDKIRDTIAGVYVARTGLDREKVIEMMDSETWMTATEAHELKFCDEVEENVAVVALAVHGGTIFQSGFGFSRVDERLSAKMPANTVKIVPAKAAESEKKEDKTEMDIKNAAELEKAYPDFAGEIRNTASEEGYNRGVQAERERLKVLDSLNAPGREAIIAKAKYEDPKDARDIAIELLQASNAQAQLTALHQDAGAINGALPPEKSTTEPDDDEKAAITAIASELNRMRGFK